A stretch of Mytilus edulis chromosome 11, xbMytEdul2.2, whole genome shotgun sequence DNA encodes these proteins:
- the LOC139494268 gene encoding calpain-5-like has product MTFDDFLNHLTNVDICHIVKPSNEFILHSEWTGRSGGCDYTSQSFLSNRQFIIEIQKDEDELHVSLEQHDIQPIKSHTGRTLNTIGYSIMKVAENRLYRLHVPGKLIEKPDMIKTRSVFGKQVLSSGRYVIIPCTKDQKEHGPFLLRLYTHGKASVRELTEEGPSTIWPCLSLPSMVTTLVVMNVEKIEKPQGSTDESFTPKIVIQCEGEKVVSRIPLELNEKNEWETKSDFEQIKVTFYRKKPHHPIIMEVFNSNKIIDDFCCQARVTDNGGEEGKSVKCDVFGRKKEKYTQKPGYIHVFVQSSHDLHFL; this is encoded by the exons atgacatttgatgattttttaaaccatttaacaaatgttgatataTGCCATATTGTGAAGCCATCCAATGAGTTTATACTGCATTCTGAGTGGACAGGTCGTTCTGGTGGTTGTGACTATACATCACAGTCGTTCCTAAGCAATCGACAG TTTATTATTGAAATACAAAAAGACGAAGATGAACTCCACGTGTCCTTAGAGCAGCATGATATACAACCTATTAAATCGCATACCGGAAGAACGCTAAATACAATTGGATATTCAATTATGAAG GTTGCAGAAAACAGATTGTACAGATTACACGTACCGGGTAAACTAATTGAAAAACCCGACATGATCAAAACTCGGAGCGTGTTTGGAAAACAAGTGTTGTCTAGTGGCAGATATGTAATCATTCCATGTACAAAAGACCAGAAAGAACATGGTCCATTTCTTTTGCGACTATATACCCACGGTAAAGCTAGTGTTAG GGAACTTACTGAAGAGGGACCTTCGACAATATGGCCATGTTTAAGTTTGCCATCCATGGTTACGACATTAGTCGTGATGAATGTAGAAAAGATTGAAAAACCACAAGGATCAACGGACGAAA GTTTTACTCCAAAAATTGTGATACAATGTGAAGGGGAGAAGGTTGTATCCAGAATTCCATTAGAGCTAAACGAGAAAAATGAATGGGAAACTAAATCCGACTTTGAACAAATTAAAGTTACCTTTTATCGTAAAAAGCCGCATCATCCTATTATTATGGAG GTATTCAATAGCAATAAGATAATAGACGATTTTTGTTGTCAAGCAAGAGTAACCGATAATGGTGGTGAAGAAGGAAAATCTGTCAAATGTGACGTGTTTGGAAGAAAGAAAGAGAAATACACCCAAAAACCAGGATACATTCATGTTTTTGTCCAATCAAGTCACGATCTTCATTTTTTGTAA
- the LOC139494853 gene encoding uncharacterized protein, with product MKLVNEEGKELQIPKRRNYAASERSFAPSERSYAPSEKCSVRTNVSKKEDARDVLDKKRKGEDKENMQPKTKKVKKIETREEKLEKIKSVLKDLSSEIGEDLSVSVETRDANTPEIELTVTEKEVKTLEKSEGKASVKNSSSSSSSSSSSSSSSSSSSLVKSKTEREPAVETTEDSSVRSVVLTPNTEAIDAYLQELQECQENMLILNVGGTKFETSKPTMRADPSSIFALMLNPNSAFRPCKNVYSFDRDPAHFKIILNYLRNNCIVEKRYLPREHHYLNELAQEAKFYKLFGLKAIVEERLNDLCACRFTTC from the coding sequence ATGAAATTAGTTAATGAGGAGGGAAAGGAGCTGCAGATTCCAAAAAGAAGGAACTACGCTGCTTCTGAAAGAAGCTTTGCCCCTTCAGAGAGGAGCTATGCTCCATCAGAAAAATGTTCAGTGAGGACAAACGTGTCAAAGAAAGAGGATGCCCGAGATGTGTTAGACAAAAAGAGGAAAGGTGAAGACAAAGAGAACATGCAACCTAAAACAAAGAAAGTAAAGAAAATTGAGACCAGGGAGGAAAAGTTGGAAAAGATAAAATCTGTCCTTAAGGATCTCTCCAGTGAGATCGGAGAAGACCTTAGTGTTAGTGTGGAGACTAGAGATGCAAACACTCCAGAGATTGAGTTGACCGTCACAGAGAAGGAGGTGAAGACATTAGAAAAATCAGAAGGGAAGGCATCAGTGAAGAACTCTAGTTCTAGTTCATCATCATCCTCATCTAGTTCCTCATCCTCATCCTCATCGTCACTAGTAAAATCAAAAACAGAAAGGGAACCAGCAGTTGAAACGACAGAAGATAGTTCAGTGAGGAGCGTCGTTTTGACACCAAACACTGAGGCAATCGACGCCTACCTCCAAGAATTACAAGAATGCCAAGAGAACATGCTCATTTTAAATGTAGGAGGCACTAAATTTGAAACCAGCAAGCCAACTATGAGAGCTGATCCATCATCAATATTCGCTCTTATGCTTAATCCCAATAGTGCTTTTCGCCCTTGCAAAAATGTCTATAGTTTTGACAGGGATCCAGCCCATTTCAAGATCATCCTCAACTATCTAAGGAACAATTGTATCGTAGAGAAAAGATACCTCCCAAGAGAACACCACTATCTCAATGAGCTTGCACAAGAAGCTAAGTTTTATAAACTGTTTGGACTAAAAGCTATTGTAGAGGAAAGGTTAAATGACCTTTGTGCTTGTCGGTTTACTACCTGTTAA